Proteins found in one Erythrobacter sp. KY5 genomic segment:
- a CDS encoding aminoglycoside adenylyltransferase domain-containing protein: MDDLARLFPAGSAIRAYLKNVVSVHREILGDDLIALYLHGSVVQDDFQAGSSDLDILGVVSGPLCPAQRERLSMNLSYEALPVPAFGLELILCNADAVRAPVEAMPYDFALSTGVEWGTSVEVDGTTSDILVHMQLCRQAGLALVGQPPREILAPVKMSALRAALMGELAWHRNELRGEPSQQAIVNAVLNAARSLHAAETGEIVSKSEGAKWWLADHPNEEVVAEALEYRHRDRSAAPAIRSARNFVEIAIAAL, encoded by the coding sequence TTGGACGATCTCGCCAGGCTTTTCCCCGCAGGTTCAGCAATCCGCGCTTACCTGAAGAACGTGGTCAGCGTTCACCGCGAGATTCTCGGCGATGACCTGATCGCCCTCTACCTTCACGGATCGGTGGTTCAGGATGACTTCCAAGCCGGGTCGAGCGATCTCGATATCCTGGGTGTCGTGTCAGGGCCCTTGTGTCCCGCGCAGCGCGAGCGCCTTTCGATGAACCTCAGTTACGAAGCCTTGCCGGTACCAGCCTTTGGGTTGGAGCTGATCCTCTGCAATGCCGACGCGGTGCGCGCACCGGTCGAGGCGATGCCTTATGATTTCGCGCTGTCGACCGGGGTCGAATGGGGGACTTCGGTCGAAGTGGACGGCACCACCAGCGATATTCTCGTCCATATGCAGCTGTGCCGGCAGGCAGGTCTGGCTCTGGTGGGTCAGCCGCCGCGCGAAATCCTCGCTCCGGTAAAGATGTCGGCTTTGCGGGCCGCCCTGATGGGAGAGCTGGCCTGGCACCGCAATGAGTTGCGCGGAGAGCCGAGCCAGCAGGCAATCGTCAATGCAGTGCTGAATGCAGCGCGGTCACTCCATGCGGCCGAGACCGGAGAAATTGTCTCGAAGTCCGAGGGCGCAAAGTGGTGGCTCGCCGATCATCCTAATGAGGAAGTCGTCGCCGAGGCATTAGAGTACAGGCATCGGGATAGAAGCGCCGCTCCTGCTATACGATCGGCCCGAAACTTCGTGGAGATTGCAATCGCTGCGCTCTAG